The following are from one region of the Corylus avellana chromosome ca1, CavTom2PMs-1.0 genome:
- the LOC132168872 gene encoding blue copper protein 1b-like, translating into MGGSNFAYGLVLIITASCMLAVSTANKDWQFGFNNHWPPYKGGSHHPKYRQAAPNKVIVGGSEGWHFNFSYTNWAFKNGPFYLNDTLVFKYDPPTDNTTIPHSVYLLRNLRSFITCNLTGAEMLADATQGGGQGFEFVLKNWKPHYFACGQHDGIHCSLGQMKFFVVPMPRWFK; encoded by the exons ATGGGTGGTTCAAATTTTGCATATGGCCTCGTCCTCATTATAACTGCTTCCTGCATGTTGGCAGTTAGTACGGCCAACAAGGATTGGCAGTTCGGGTTTAACAACCATTGGCCTCCTTACAAAGGTGGCTCCCATCACCCAAAATATAGACAGGCTGCCCCAAACAAGGTCATCGTCGGCGGCTCCGAAGGCTGGCACTTCAACTTTAGCTACACTAATTGGGCTTTCAAAAACGGTCCCTTTTACCTCAACGACACTTTGG TTTTCAAGTATGATCCACCAACGGACAATACAACAATCCCTCACAGCGTATACTTGCTACGAAACCTTCGAAGCTTTATAACTTGCAACTTAACCGGAGCGGAGATGTTGGCCGACGCGACACAAGGAGGCGGGCAAGGCTTCGAGTTCGTGCTGAAAAATTGGAAGCCTCACTACTTTGCTTGCGGTCAGCACGATGGCATCCATTGCAGCCTTGGACAGATGAAGTTCTTTGTCGTGCCAATGCCTCGTTGGTTTAAATAA